A genomic segment from Dermacentor silvarum isolate Dsil-2018 chromosome 11, BIME_Dsil_1.4, whole genome shotgun sequence encodes:
- the LOC119434112 gene encoding venom peptide SjAPI-2 isoform X3, producing the protein MVYTAFAFALLVLAMSLAALVERTEAVPGTITDRRCSVAGETYRTARAGCAETTCDRRSIRGGCGGGIVRGCFCRPGLYRNRQRVCVLPAECH; encoded by the exons ATGGTCTACACGGCCTTCGCTTTCGCCCTGCTGGTGCTCGCGATGAGCTTGGCGGCGCTTGTTGAACGCACGGAGGCGGTACCCG GAACCATCACGGACAGAAGGTGCAGCGTCGCCGGCGAGACCTACAGGACGGCGAGGGCTGGCTGTGCCGAGACCACGTGCGACCGGCGCAGCATCAGGGGCGGCTGCGGAGGCGGGATCGTGCGAGGTTGTTTCTGCAGACCGGGACTGTACCGCAACCGACAGAGAGTCTGCGTGCTGCCCGCCGAGTGTCACTGA
- the LOC119434112 gene encoding uncharacterized protein LOC119434112 isoform X1: MALQQGFRAAKNFQRLACCISPLRPKSSSSGDWSGGIGKGGGAGGSIREAGGGFAKMELAREEQYFRQLEPSRTEGAASPARPTGRRGLAVPRPRATGAASGAAAEAGSCEVVSADRDCTATDRESACCPPSVTERPRTKDASIGGERDGNEIDSTRSRFATLNEGRNERMARRTMNKPCARRRIYLPDRSKPRNSER, encoded by the exons ATGGCTCTGCAGCAGGGCTTCAGGGCGGCGAAAAATTTCCAGCGCCTGGCTTGCTGCATAAG CCCTCTGCGGCCGAAGTCGTCATCTTCTGGTGACTGGAGCGGTGGCATAGGCAAG GGCGGAGGCGCTGGCGGAAGCATCCGTGAGGCCGGCGGCGGCTTCGCCAAGATGGAGCTGGCTCGCGAGGAACAGTACTTCCGTCAGCTG GAACCATCACGGACAGAAGGTGCAGCGTCGCCGGCGAGACCTACAGGACGGCGAGGGCTGGCTGTGCCGAGACCACGTGCGACCGGCGCAGCATCAGGGGCGGCTGCGGAGGCGGGATCGTGCGAGGTTGTTTCTGCAGACCGGGACTGTACCGCAACCGACAGAGAGTCTGCGTGCTGCCCGCCGAGTGTCACTGAACGGCCGCGCACGAAAGACGCGTCGATCGGCGGAGAAAGGGATGGAAATGAAATCGACAGCACGCGCAGCCGGTTCGCTACCCTGAACGAAGGCCGGAACGAAAGGATGGCGAGACGGACTATGAACAAGCCCTGCGCGCGCAGACGCATATACTTGCCCGATCGAAGTAAACCTCGTAACAGCGAGAGATGA
- the LOC119434112 gene encoding ATPase inhibitor, mitochondrial isoform X2: MALQQGFRAAKNFQRLACCISPLRPKSSSSGDWSGGIGKGGGAGGSIREAGGGFAKMELAREEQYFRQLQKDQIKMLHDHIVNEIKEREVLIKELKSQIDRNKKIINDMKDHL; the protein is encoded by the exons ATGGCTCTGCAGCAGGGCTTCAGGGCGGCGAAAAATTTCCAGCGCCTGGCTTGCTGCATAAG CCCTCTGCGGCCGAAGTCGTCATCTTCTGGTGACTGGAGCGGTGGCATAGGCAAG GGCGGAGGCGCTGGCGGAAGCATCCGTGAGGCCGGCGGCGGCTTCGCCAAGATGGAGCTGGCTCGCGAGGAACAGTACTTCCGTCAGCTG CAAAAAGACCAGATCAAGATGCTTCACGACCACATCGTAAATGAGATCAAGGAGCGCGAGGTGCTTATTAAGGAGCTGAAGAGTCAGATCGATAGGAACAAGAAGATCATAAACGACATGAAGGACCACCTTTGA